The genome window tttccTCTTAAAAGATGTATCTCTACACGTATTTTACGCTCcccaatttttataaaaacatttaatagcTGAGCAGACTTGTTgggaaaaaactaaacaaataataatttagtatcaccctgtatttcagacaggAAATGAAAACAGACTTACATCCGTAtgaacctaattttttatttttgtcacaaAAACCTATAGTAAAGAGTTAGCAGACTTATTCTGAAATACGTATAGCCCATATTGTCTTTCTTCACTTGGACACCgtgtttattatatttccaATCAGCTGCCAcctataaattttatgaatttttggcattttaattcgaaaatttaagcgaatgaaagattttttaacgGAAATATCTGAAGATTAATCCCAATCAAGCAGCAcaagtttttactttttagatAAACAATTGTTTTTCTGAAAACTCATACTTACCatcaatacaaaaaataatcagaaaGTGGGGGATAATCTCTTGGAGTCAcaggagaaaaaaaattattgaccAACAggtttaaataacaaattatttaataaatacttaGTATTCAAACATAAAcagtcaaaataaaaatactcaaCCAAATATGaggttttcattaattcatccatttaaaattaaatcagatAAGTCACGTTTTTTAAATCCATCATCTATAAACCTTAAATGAGTAGGTTGAACCTGAAAAAATACATTGTCCTGTAGTTGAAGCAGATCTAGATGGAATTTATCCTAAATTCAACAGCATTAGTAAATATGGAAAGATGAACAAATCTTTGCAAAAGTACAAACTATAGAAACTTACCACTGCTTTAGAGCAATCAAAGTCACTTTTTATGAACACAACATTTTGTTCCTTACACTGTACCCCATAGTAAATGCAGTCTTTATTGGTACATTCCACATCTTCATATAGcaaaaatttttgcaatagtTCTAATGGGAAAGTTGAATTTTTGCTGTTGTATGCTACCGACATTGTTTGAAGAGCTCGTCTAAAACAAAGTTCTGTGTTTGTAATAAGTtctagaaagaaaatattctagTAGATACCTTCTGACTTCAGGTAAATGTATCATAGCCACAGCCTGCAGTAAAACAGGCAATTTCTTAATCAAACGCCCTACTTTAACGTAATTGTTTTTAGAATAATTCAAAGATACTAAGATTGCCAATTCTATGATGCCTCTTCTACAATTCATATTTTGATAAAGTCTTATTTCATACCTTCAGATTAGAAGTGGCATTATACctcatattttttgataaattcaatGCCCTAAGAAGGGGAGTAGAACTTCCTAAATTCAAGATTAAATACAAAGCTTCAAACATAGGCctgactttttttactttccttaatgaaatgcaattttgatttttgccaTTAAATTCAGATATGTTATCCCATTCATCATAGAGACATAAAAGTCTTTTAAGACACTCTTGCAGATGCGTCTGGTTAATGTGAggatcaaaatttgaaataggTTCCTCACATAATCTACAACAATATTCAAAtgtaatacatttttggtAAGTTGAATTATAACTACCTATAGGCAGAATATGCATAAAATCTTATAATTGGTTGTAGAATGCATATTGATTCAGTTAAAGTCACTGATGTGCTTTGAATTACCAAATCTTGCCTTATGGCACGTATTCTGTCCATTATGAAGTGGTATGTTATATGCCAAggtactttattatttttgagaatactgaaaaaatgtcaaaatgttACTCAGTTGAAGGTGAAACTGaagtaaaacttttaacatatttttttctacaaatacCAAATGAGCAACAAACAAGAGTTAATATCCCCCAAAATGGTATTGTTAAATGTatcaaaatgtaaataaaatattgaaatgacgtggaatgaaaaaatgctctttttttcaaatatcttctttagcacttaatattttatgaattttaaaagagcaTTTTGTaagattataaaatatgcaacttttttctcatttaaccAGCTTTGTATTTCTTACTATTTACAAggtcaacatttttaaattaaaatattgttttcaaaagCAGTAATTATTCAgtgcatttattcattcaTTATGTGCAGTTCCAGCAATAAACTTACTTAAACTTGCCTACATGACTTAATGATGAACATGATGAACCTTTTATGTATTGGTTAAttaccattaattttaaatgtttagtATATTTACACAACCAACTTTTGTTACGTTGCAGATTAAGCagcaaaactgaaaatatccGCTAATTGTTTTGAGCAGTGTATTTTACCCTCAATTTTACCTTCAAAGACAATCAAGTTATGAGTTGCAGTTATTTAATCCCTAGatacaatataaaatatgatagaAATGTACTTACTTGTCTAGCAGGTAATTAACAGTTTTCAGTAAAACTTGTGGCGGTCGAAGATCTCTCGGATTCAAGATTTGCTTACCAGCAGCTGATCGAGAAAATGATTTTACCATTTTCTCTTTATCAGCCACAGGGCATTTCTGAGTACCAGGAACCATTTCCAAAATATGTAGAAGGCGTTCTTTTTCTCTACTATATtaccaaaattttataaattttagagCTAAAGAAAATACTTACAGTATAGTTTCAGACTTGGGGCACATCTCCATACAAGTTCCTCGAATTGGTTCTATTGGTAAATTATGCATTAttattaagatattttatACTAACTATATGTATTTATTCAGCATTAATGTTAatactttaaatataattttattttaaaataacccACTAATCATTGTTatagtttattaatttgacaATTTCTTTGTCACATTATTTGTGGTGAGCTGACGTCATGTAGTATGCGTGTGAAgttgatttattatatttgatcgtatttttttgggaaaagaATCTTAAGGAATCATATCTAAAGGTTCAtacaacattatttaaatgaataaacCACAAAATACTTCAGCgaacttttatttatatttcacgtacatatataaataacttaaaactaTATTCCTTACACTAAAGAGGGTAGAGTCTACCAGTACTACATCTGTATTTCTGGCAAATATGACCAGTGACCAGTGTCCAGCCCGCATTTGCTGATTTTAACCTCGGacatataaaagaaattaaacatttacaAATGCCACTTAAAGTAACCaccataataaattatgaaattttaagccATAGGTTAAATGAGGCATAATGATAAAACCTCAACCACTGATCtcaaatcagtttttttaaatgataacTCAAGTTAAAAATGGTTATTTCTCAGCAATTGCAATAAGGAATTGTCAGTgtttcatatattttacatactgACGTTTTGTTGTCACAACTGGATGATTTGTtaccaaaatattaataatggcTTTCGTCTGAGTCTGTAGTAGAggataaatattattttcagttaattttaactgagaatagtgtgcaattctACCGCTTCAACAATCCCTACTTATGTTTAATGCGTTGtttccaaacaaaataaaagaaaaaatcctgAATTCAAGTTTCACGaacggatttttttatttctttctgtAAAAACGTCAATTGACTATTCAAGCAATTATTGGCGCGTTTCAACTCTTCAATTTCTGTTTTTAGAGATTCGTTTTcctttaacaaattttgagcTTTCTCATTTTCCATTAACAAAGTTTGAACCTTCTCTTCCAAAAATCGAGGCACATCTACATTGCACCTTACAGGTTCGTCTTCATCTTCTTGTTTTAGTGTTGGAATTTCCACTTCCCATACTATAGTTTCTAAAGctacaaagaaaaaatgaatataacaAGATTTACCAGGTATTTACTACAGGTATTTACCTGTCTCATCATGGTCTTGATCCTCCATAGTTTCCTCTTCATCTTCTTTATTATGTGCAATTGATTTCACGAAATGGTTGTTGTGTACTTCTGTTTCAGGTTCTGGAGGAAGACCATCTTCTTGTATGAGGTAAAGGGATGGAACTGCTGTAGCCAGAAAATTATTCATACATTGTCCGCATGATAATATACTATTtcacaatatttaaaaattttctgcaaCTATACAATCCGAGccaacatttttgtaaatttttttttcacatattttgttcagttattttgaaaattaataattaaatacctaccagttttctttaattttactgGGACATAGTCAAATAATTCTGCTTTtaatttatcttcaaaatcGTCAGGTTTGAAATGCAAACTGCAAATACGTTTATTTACAGGCGAAAATTTGCCGGTTCTATTGCATCTACGCATCCACTCCTTACATATTTCGTGATCTTTGGGAAATGAAAAGAATCTTATATTTTGTCGCTCTTTGATGACCTTTTTTGACCGACTTTTACATATTCCAACTGCACAAATCATTCCTCCAGATCGAGATTTTGGCTAaaatgaagaataattttctCTCATTTGAAAACTTGGCAACAATAGTGAATCtagtatttgttttaatttcttttcattcttgatcctttttatgtttttcataaTATGAAGGTATAGGAGAATAAAGAAACAATCAATATAGAacaaagatttaaaataatgataaaaatattcttttctttcatttgAACTTAAATTTGAAGTTATTTGAATCAGTTTCTGAAACcaatacataataaattaactaaaatatgcattttatattatagataatataaaaaatgaaacatccCTTAAAGATGTGTTTATACAAGAATTTACCTTTGATTGTGAACCTAATGTATCAAAACCTTCGAAAATTGTGGGAATGGCattattaagtaatttaacATATCCAGTAGCTCTGGTTCTATAAAAccattcattttcaaaatgccTACTGCATAAACAATCATATTTTGTAGGCTCCCAATCATCTAATCCCATATTCTGAACCCAGTAACTCTTTTTAACTGGATCTGTAGGAAACCTAGAGAATAGATGAAAGTTTGGAATCTTAATGAATCTTGAGGCAGAGAATCACCTAACacaaaatttagtattttaaCACAGGGGCCTACCTGTGAAATGTTATTTCAGGCTTATCTCTGGGGTCTTTTTTACTGCTGGAGCTGTTGCAACCAAATGCGCTGCATTTAACCATGATTGATAAGGTTGTAACACAAAACAATGAATTCGACCCGTGTTTCGTGAAACCAGTGTTTTTTAGTGTTCCAAAAATGGGAAACCGTAATAAACATAAAGAAATGAATCAAAATCGATTTATAGGTTATGTTCTTAGACTCGATGCTTGTCGATGACGCAATCAAGGAGAAACGAAAGATCACGTAGACCAAtcataatgaagaaaataaataacgtgACGTAAGAGATGCACTCGAAAGGTAAAgctagaaaaaatattgtataaaaaacacaataatcgtttttaatttgttaaaatgtatACATTAATTACGGGAATATTCATCTTAAGAATCCAAATACAtacacaataaatttaattttaaattttaacataaccCAATATGGGACAATAAAGCGAATGCACCGCGAAATACATATTTTCGTAACTTaacacatttaaaatacatttttaacgtaactaaaacataaatatttaattcattatacACATAATGTTTCTTTGGATAAATGCTGCccttttatttcatatttcccCCACCTTACAGAGACAGATCCCTGCCCAGTGTCCCAGCTTTGTATTTTGGATACAATTCATCAAATCGCCTGTTCAAAAACTGAACTTTATTTAGTAAAGCAGATACTGTATCCTCCATATAAGACTGCTTCCTCCATTCCAGTTGAGGCATAAGCAGCTCTGTTTGTGCTATTCTTGACTCCAAGGTTTTCACTTTATTGCATACAGAATCTACATAAGCATCTTGTAATAGGCTAGTTGTGTTTACACCTAGAAATTATTGGTTTAATGATTGTAGTCATTAATTGGACGCAACTGACTGAAACATGATATTGTGGCCACATCAATGATATAATAAGGCTCCTCATTCTCAACAAGGAAAGAGACTGGAATCAAGACGTTTTGTCCGTTTCGGATTTTTAACACTTGTTTTTCGGGTGAGGCTTCGCACACATTGAACAGCTCCTTGTTTATGGCTTTATAGTCCATATTTGGATAGATGACCAGCGTTTTATCGATAGTTCCAGGGTCGGCTAGAAAAAGTGACTTTTTAGGTTAAAGGTTGTTAGTTTTTTATAAGGTACCTGAATAATCGAAATgcttaattttcaagtttatcgtacgagttgaaaagtccattttatttaatttaaactagaACTCGACCCCTCAAAGATGAAcagttgtttattattttgattttgttttgagGAAATCCAACATTGccaattatttcaaatcaaataattCCTAAACAAATGTGAAATAGAACATTtctaaataattgaaaagaaaagacgcacaaagaaaaaaatacagctCTATTACTCCAGTTGAGTTATTAAACTTGACTTTGGAGTTGGTCGAAATTTATCTAATGGATTaaggttattttaatttaattttcagtttcataAAATGGTTATATAATTGAACAACTGTTTACATTTGGCAACACAGATAAAAAGGCATGACGTTGATTGTGACAGGTGTCAACCAACCAAGGTCAAAGTCACGTTAGATGGCAtaagaaacaaacaaaattaattcaattgttttcattttgtttttttaatcggCCCAAATaatgctaaaaatataaacatttgcACATTTGAACACTTAATATTCAGTCAGTTTGTTTGTAATCAACAGTTTCGTAATCGGTGAAGGTGTAATTGATAGTGTACCATCAACAAATTCAGGTAAGAATTGAGAATTTCAATGTTCTTTCAGTGGATATTTCACCCCCTTAAATTTGGACTCCATACTACAAATAGTGATTTCGGCGTTGGTCGATTATTCAGGCCTTCTTCCTCTGAGAGTAAAATTGGAATACTCTGTCATACAAGTTCAGCAATCTTTGAATAACCAGTTTGGCACAGTAATTTAGCTTTCAGTGCTTATAAATTTCAATCCTTTTATTGAAAGCCTAAGTCTTCTTCTTAATCTCGAGATTGGAATCTCAGCAAGATGTTGAGTGCTTCTGGCCCTAAATCATCACAACCAGGCAGGCCATTCGTTgtaatttcatcaattttagCCCATAGCAGATCACATTCATTGCTGATCATCAAACCGTGAATCCATTACAGACTCCTGGTCTGGTCACCATAGTGAAAACCAGTAtagtaattgaaatttaaagttttgtctTTTACCCATTGTTTTTTATACATGACTTTTCCTGGTTAACTTTCTGTTGATGGTCATTACCAGGTATTTAGCCTTTGACTTCAGTAGTAGAGATTACCTATACAGCATAGGTTGTCTGAATCCTGTGTTTGTCTTCTCTCTGTTTTAAAGGACTAGCACTGTTTTGCCAGAATTGACAGACAGTCTTCTCCCAGTACCCCATTATTGTTTCTTCCCCTATAAGCAATTTGCGTCATGTCACAAACACTGCTAACGCACTTATCCAGTATCATCTTAAACATCAGCTTATACCTGTGTGCTGAATCTTTTGGTCTGAAGTTTTCCCAAAGAGCTGTTTGAGCAGAGGCACTACTTAATATAGTGGTAAGCAGCTGTTCTTTACATAATTGAAGAGGGATGCCCCAGAGTCATAAGagcataataaattatgatagTCCTTGCCTTACAGAAATCTTCTTTCATGTCAAAGAAGTGTGCTAATAAAAGCTTTCTGTCTCAATAAGCCTTCTTTATTTTATGTGGTACTAAATGAAATGTTGACCTTTGCTTGTCATCCCAGTGTTTCCTCTGTTATGTATCTACCAACAGTTTGTTCTATCATTTTCTGTAGAAAAGGTTTTCATATTAATAGTTCTGAAGATATTAGCAAAGCTATAGTCACTTCTTCCTTCATTTGGGAACTGTCCAGATTAAGGAAGTTATACTGTACTTAattgtaatataaataattatttctttgcattaaaattttgcatttggTAGTTCACTATGCCCCTAATATAAAGAGGATCAGTTATGAAAATCATAACTTTTCCAGATGGCTCAACCTCCCTCTAGGGGCATTATTAGAATGATTCTTGGCAATTTCATAAAATCATTGACACCCAGACAGATTAGAGGAAATTACATGGGTACTGACACATTTGGGAACAAATTCTTTGAGATTCCAGTTAGTTCATCAAGCTCTAAATCCAAGCCAACTAGATGGTTTGAACCTGTAATCAAGGACGATTTCCAGAGTGAAATGTCTTCTGAATGGGAATCATGGTTAAGAGGTAACaagttacaattttatttataattacgcaattttttaattgggaattaatgaaatatttttaaaatttagacagctgatttttttctttacttgtAATTTGAATGTTGATGCAAAAATCCAATTATTTGATGgatttcgttttttatttggcAGAGTATTTCTGTttgtatgtgtgtgtgtgtgtgtgctTAAGTAAACGGTGGCACTGTCAAGTGTGACGTAAATATCATAGGCAGAAGAAAGATTCCACCTACTGATGAAGAAATAGCAAGAAATCTAGCAATAATGGagatgaaaaagaaaaacgcCATTGAAGTTGATGCTAAAGGGTCTTTACCAGCTCCAATGGAGAAAGGATTTGAAAGTTTTCCATTGAGGTCAGAATTCGAACAAGTTCCTGGtgtaaaaaccaaaaaagatTAGCTAATTTTGCTTGTATATTGtgtatatttattgtttagtATGTTCTATtgaattacaataatttatttgaatatatctAATTGTCATTGTtcccaaaatttcatttccttttttgttACTGGTTTTAGAGAGTAACAATTACTGCCCAAATACACAGAACGTTAAAGTTTGGCTCACTTCGGTCCAATGATATGTtggagaaaaactaaaatacgTAGCTTTTAAATGCAGTTTATCGAGAATGGAGAATAGTGTCCATTTGCATTTGAAATCTACCTAGAGTCATGTAATATTTCGGAAACTTTCAaatgttttcgaaatttttgaaaatattttgaggctaataaaaatagtacaaaatcataaaatgtaaaagGGAGAATTACTACGTGGTTCTTGATACGTTTCATCCCAAATCGTTAGTTTTTCCAGTGACGTGGTCAGATGTATTGCGTTCcattttttccaagttttatGGAATTTAATCTGTTAATGTATAgccttaaaaattattctcttaagaactattatttttaatattgcccAAATTTGTTAGTATTTTGCAGTTATTAAAGGGGTTGATTCTTGGAGCTTCATTTTGTTCATGTacttgattttaatttatcaatttacaAGCGTAGACGTGCTTCTCTCCAAACTTACATACTTTTTCAATCCAAAATAGTaaatgaaaaaggaaaatatatacTTGTTACGTTCAAACGTTGCGGTGTTCTTGGATTATTATAATGTTTTAGGGACCGGTTCCTCAAAATTTTTGCTATATAGTTATAGACGTTTCGAAGATGATTGTTGCCTTCATCAGTATACGCAAAACACCCTTGTACTGTTAATGTAGAGGagaagaaaactttttttgttatcaTTTTACCCAAATCAACTTTATAATACAATATCTAGAAcggttttaaaatgaaaccctttttttgagaaaaatatcttttccCCCTGAGCATGACGTAGAAACTAGAATCTAATATAATGTGAATTTTCgcataaaaatttttcgtGAAAATTGAGCATTTTTGAAGTATTCACTTCTAACTgcagtaaatatttttggaattttcgtAATAATCACTAATGTCGCGTGGTATTTTTTCgtcaatttttatctttagttTGGTAGAAATTTTCTGCGgcgcttaaaaaaaatctggaattaTTGAATAAGATTTGAATTATGTGATCCAACAGCCTGATTGCTAAGCAATAGTTTGCTAATGGAAAAGAGTCGTCCTGCTAAGATCTTCGGTATGTACCCCGGAAATGTTACTCATTACTTAGTTGATAACGAGTTTAGGCAGTATTGAGAGTTAATTTACTTCAGgaactaaaactttttatttttcggtaAAATCACCAAGCTTCAGATCCAATGTGAAAGGGAAACGAATGAAAATTGGAGTTATGTGTGGCTGCTATATGTTCCCGACCTGTCTATCACCacctgatttttggaattGCTACAGACCttagaaatgtttttcatccctttataataattttccataCGAAATTGTAggaatattttacaaaactttaattttagtGCAATTAATTAAAGTCCTATAAGAACtatacttttgttttattttacctGAGGTACGCTCCGCCTAAGGTTTATTCCATGGTGTTTCTAGCTGGCAGCAATACCTGCAAATTGCGCCAGTTCAAAGCGCTGTGAACTTTTATCAACACATGATAAAGTTTACGTAAGTGATacaaatatatgtaaaaaccGCATATACTTGCTATCAATTAGCACACTTCATTCATCAAATTCAAAGCTTTTCTGTTAGGGACAATACAAGACAAAGTGTAAACTTGTGTAGGTAAATTCGTAAACATCGGTTAAAAGATCTATTGTTTTGTAATGCCGTGAACATTGATgactgaaataaataattcttcaGATTTTCTTTATACTTCTACTTAAAGTGTGGCAATCGAAATAGGTATATGTGAAATGTTGCACAAATATGTTTAAAGGAAGCATAGCTGGGTATATTAACCCTGCATGCCTTATGCTTAAAGTTGATATAGCAACTTCTACAACTACAGGGCATGCAAAAGTTTTGATACCTACTCCAAcccataaattaaaaatattaaaccacTAGTGTCGCCAGCCTATAACTTTACCATCCTTGAACTAAAACTTAGTCCGCCTGTCCCCACTACCAGAAGGTACCTACTTATGATGGGGTTCCCACGTGCGTCTATATGGTACCCATCATAAACAATACTTTTCAGTTTAGTACCTACAATCTCAAACATtgttcaatgaaaaaaaatgtgcgACATTAGCAATTCGCGGAAAATCCTCGTTCTAGTTCTAATCCTGGTTACCTCCAAATCCTCTCATGGGGTGCCTCAGTTGGACTTACCGGAGTATGAACCCAATTCGGGAAACTACCCTCAGAATCCTAGTTTTGTGCCAAATCCCAATTATTCTCCTTTAAATCCTTATAGTGGCGGAACGCAAAGTAGTAACTTTGTTCCTCATGGTAATCAGGGGCGTGCTGGGAAATTTGAGAAGCCCTTTAGAGGTGACGTGCGAAGTTTGCTGCAGGCTTTAGAGCTGCAGGCGTCTCAGCAGTGTACTAATAATGTGGCAGCTCAGTGGAACTTTGAAACTAATGTCAATCAAGTTACGCAGTTAGAGGCGGTAAGTTTTTCCTATACATAGCGGAATAATTACTGCAGGTTTTACCTGTAATTTTGCTTAAACAACTATCGAAATAATTGAACTTAAAATCATCCTTGAGTAATATCCTTTTCGAGTCATCCTATTATGCATTTTTCCGGCACTTAAGGAGTTAGTTTTCGAGCATggacaaattaatattgtttatccttattttatttggaattcCTCAAATCATAGTCATTTAGCAATTATGCAGTCAAGGTAATGAGATGGTGACAATTATagcaataattataattatcaaGAACCCTAATTAAAGTGTTGAACTTCAGACCTCAATGGAACAAtctgagaaaattttaaactcttGTAAATGGTTTACGTTATGCAATTTGTTGTAAAGAAAcagtaaaaatattgtgtGTTATTCATAATTGAAAGGGTGAATCGTAAGGAGGACAAGGAAGAAaggaactgaaaaaaaaagaaatggtaAAGCAGTGTGGAAGATAGAGGGATTAGGGAAGAGCAAAACAGTAAAGTGGcaagtgataaaaaataatgcagtataataaaaaaagtaccGCAGATACCAAGATGACTTTAGTTATGCTAGAAATGAAGTTTCTCAGTTTTTATTATCTATCGAGATTACTAAAGAGGTGGTTTGAATGGTGAATAAATCATTATGAAGGTAGTACATGGCTGCTAAACATAGAGTCTTTCGATTTGCGCTATTACTTTTTggctaaataaattttgctcTCTTAAGTCATATATCAGTATTCAGGTTTCTAAGTTTTCTGATTGTATTCCTCACTGCCTCTTGAACCATGAACGATCCTTATTTGAAGTAcctgtaattaattaatattgtttcttTCCAAAAAAACGAATTCCAGGCAAGGAAATTAATAGTACTTAAATGtatacaattaatttaataaaagtctCAATAATAGACCATGGTCGTTCCCACATATTATGCAATAATTCTAAacgattttattgttttcgtTGTATCGTGAAGTGGTTCCTCTTGTACATACACCTAATGTCTTTGTGTTGCTGTTCTAACGACTTTTATCATGTTTattaatacgaaaaaaaatatataaatgtgTCGTTCTGAATATACACATCTATAGTTCTTAAATAAAAGTCAGTTAAATAGATCAACTTCAATCTCCAAGTTTTTAGTCTT of Euwallacea similis isolate ESF13 chromosome 15, ESF131.1, whole genome shotgun sequence contains these proteins:
- the LOC136413897 gene encoding NADH dehydrogenase [ubiquinone] 1 alpha subcomplex assembly factor 2, which codes for MAQPPSRGIIRMILGNFIKSLTPRQIRGNYMGTDTFGNKFFEIPVSSSSSKSKPTRWFEPVIKDDFQSEMSSEWESWLRGRRKIPPTDEEIARNLAIMEMKKKNAIEVDAKGSLPAPMEKGFESFPLRSEFEQVPGVKTKKD
- the LOC136413892 gene encoding uncharacterized protein, with the protein product MVKCSAFGCNSSSSKKDPRDKPEITFHRFPTDPVKKSYWVQNMGLDDWEPTKYDCLCSRHFENEWFYRTRATGYVKLLNNAIPTIFEGFDTLGSQSKPKSRSGGMICAVGICKSRSKKVIKERQNIRFFSFPKDHEICKEWMRRCNRTGKFSPVNKRICSLHFKPDDFEDKLKAELFDYVPVKLKKTAVPSLYLIQEDGLPPEPETEVHNNHFVKSIAHNKEDEEETMEDQDHDETALETIVWEVEIPTLKQEDEDEPVRCNVDVPRFLEEKVQTLLMENEKAQNLLKENESLKTEIEELKRANNCLNSQLTFLQKEIKKSVRET
- the LOC136413837 gene encoding SAC3 domain-containing protein 1 isoform X2 → MHNLPIEPIRGTCMEMCPKSETILEKERLLHILEMVPGTQKCPVADKEKMVKSFSRSAAGKQILNPRDLRPPQVLLKTVNYLLDNILKNNKVPWHITYHFIMDRIRAIRQDLVIQSTSVTLTESICILQPIIRFYAYSAYRLCEEPISNFDPHINQTHLQECLKRLLCLYDEWDNISEFNGKNQNCISLRKVKKVRPMFEALYLILNLGSSTPLLRALNLSKNMRRGIIELAILVSLNYSKNNYVKVGRLIKKLPVLLQAVAMIHLPEVRRRALQTMSVAYNSKNSTFPLELLQKFLLYEDVECTNKDCIYYGVQCKEQNVVFIKSDFDCSKAVVQPTHLRFIDDGFKKRDLSDLILNG
- the LOC136413896 gene encoding uncharacterized protein produces the protein MDFSTRTINLKIKHFDYSADPGTIDKTLVIYPNMDYKAINKELFNVCEASPEKQVLKIRNGQNVLIPVSFLVENEEPYYIIDVATISCFSVNTTSLLQDAYVDSVCNKVKTLESRIAQTELLMPQLEWRKQSYMEDTVSALLNKVQFLNRRFDELYPKYKAGTLGRDLSL
- the LOC136413837 gene encoding SAC3 domain-containing protein 1 isoform X1 — translated: MHNLPIEPIRGTCMEMCPKSETILREKERLLHILEMVPGTQKCPVADKEKMVKSFSRSAAGKQILNPRDLRPPQVLLKTVNYLLDNILKNNKVPWHITYHFIMDRIRAIRQDLVIQSTSVTLTESICILQPIIRFYAYSAYRLCEEPISNFDPHINQTHLQECLKRLLCLYDEWDNISEFNGKNQNCISLRKVKKVRPMFEALYLILNLGSSTPLLRALNLSKNMRRGIIELAILVSLNYSKNNYVKVGRLIKKLPVLLQAVAMIHLPEVRRRALQTMSVAYNSKNSTFPLELLQKFLLYEDVECTNKDCIYYGVQCKEQNVVFIKSDFDCSKAVVQPTHLRFIDDGFKKRDLSDLILNG